One window of the Patescibacteria group bacterium genome contains the following:
- a CDS encoding ATP-binding protein: MDKQEIQKLIEEAIKHKTETNSVEFKDARGGLPKSTWKSISAFSHRPGGGIIVFGIIEDKEKREIKIIGTDILDSLQEKIGDLVNNEMSFIIRPNYHILEIESKTILAVFIPECPDQFKPCYYKPAGMPNGAYIRDGNTDRKMTDDEMRSLIDNSKKFKFDITVAEETSLEDLSKEKILELLIKSGERTKRRSSIEEINFELLKNLGIADSFGNSPKPTLAGFLIFAKEKPQNKQQFSRYIIRCVKYQGSNVATDIIDSMDINGTLDDQIDDMQKFVLRNIRKGAEIVGTKRIERYEYPEKAIREVVANAVIHRDYKITETYTQINIFADRIEVFNPGCLPPGVTIENIKDAQVSRNEIIAARLKELDYLEEYGRGIDIVFNEMQKWNLLPPIFKNTSNSFKVILLGQKLSKLNERQIKIWEYLVENKKVNVKDCDDLLESVSRRAINYYLNKMEEMGLIKRQGESINRYYVSAF, translated from the coding sequence ATGGATAAACAAGAAATTCAAAAACTAATTGAAGAAGCAATTAAACACAAAACCGAAACTAACAGCGTTGAATTTAAAGACGCCCGTGGCGGTTTGCCAAAAAGCACCTGGAAATCGATATCAGCTTTTTCCCACAGGCCTGGCGGTGGGATTATTGTTTTTGGAATTATAGAAGATAAAGAAAAGCGCGAAATAAAGATAATAGGGACGGACATATTAGATAGCTTACAAGAAAAAATTGGCGATTTGGTAAACAACGAAATGAGTTTCATTATTCGTCCCAATTATCATATTCTTGAAATTGAAAGCAAAACAATTTTAGCGGTTTTTATACCAGAGTGCCCTGATCAGTTTAAACCCTGTTATTATAAGCCGGCTGGCATGCCGAATGGTGCATACATCAGAGACGGAAATACTGACAGAAAAATGACAGATGATGAAATGAGAAGTTTAATTGATAATTCCAAAAAGTTTAAATTTGATATTACTGTAGCGGAAGAAACTTCGCTTGAAGATTTATCAAAAGAGAAAATATTGGAACTCTTAATAAAGAGTGGCGAAAGAACAAAAAGACGAAGCTCAATAGAGGAAATTAATTTTGAATTGCTAAAAAATCTGGGTATTGCTGATAGTTTTGGTAATTCGCCAAAACCAACCCTCGCCGGTTTTTTAATTTTTGCCAAAGAGAAACCTCAAAATAAACAACAGTTTAGCAGGTATATTATTAGATGTGTAAAATATCAGGGTTCAAATGTAGCCACCGACATAATAGACAGTATGGATATTAATGGCACGCTTGATGATCAAATAGATGATATGCAGAAATTTGTTTTAAGAAATATTAGGAAAGGCGCGGAAATAGTCGGCACTAAACGAATTGAACGTTATGAATACCCGGAAAAAGCAATCAGAGAAGTGGTGGCTAATGCGGTGATTCATAGAGATTACAAGATCACAGAAACTTATACCCAAATAAATATTTTCGCTGACAGGATAGAAGTTTTTAATCCCGGTTGTTTACCTCCCGGGGTTACCATAGAGAATATTAAAGACGCGCAAGTTAGTCGAAATGAAATAATCGCGGCTCGTCTAAAAGAACTTGATTATTTAGAAGAATATGGCCGCGGCATTGATATTGTTTTTAATGAAATGCAAAAATGGAATTTACTTCCTCCTATATTTAAAAATACATCAAATAGTTTTAAAGTTATTTTGCTCGGACAAAAATTAAGCAAGCTAAATGAGAGACAAATTAAAATTTGGGAGTATCTGGTTGAGAATAAGAAAGTAAATGTCAAAGATTGTGATGATTTACTTGAAAGTGTTTCCAGAAGGGCGATAAATTATTATTTAAATAAAATGGAAGAAATGGGTTTAATAAAAAGACAAGGTGAATCAATAAATAGATATTATGTTTCCGCTTTCTAA
- a CDS encoding virulence protein RhuM/Fic/DOC family protein — translation MPKKKSAFAKATAGKQEKFNKGEIIIYKPAKGEVELKVRLEDESIWLDAHQMALIFDVKRPAIVKHINNICKTGELDEKSTCSKMEQVAADGKIRKMNLYNLDMIISVGYRVNSQRATQFRIWATSVLKKYLLQGYALNERRLLEAKNKFKQLQETIAFLEKQSKKELIKGQGAEILNLLADYSKTLSLLEQYDKGKLKSGKGQKSKFVLKYENCLAIITEIKKELIAKKETGDLFGQERERSLEGIVNGLYQTFAKKELYQTIEDKAAHLLYFAIKDHPFTDGNKRIASFLFVYFLDKDNYLYRENGEKKINDNALTALALLIAESDPKEKDQIIALITQLIK, via the coding sequence ATGCCAAAGAAAAAATCCGCCTTCGCCAAGGCTACGGCGGGCAAGCAGGAAAAATTTAATAAAGGCGAAATAATAATTTATAAGCCGGCCAAAGGCGAGGTTGAGTTGAAAGTGCGTTTGGAAGATGAAAGCATTTGGCTTGACGCGCATCAAATGGCCTTGATTTTTGACGTTAAGCGACCGGCAATAGTTAAGCATATCAATAATATCTGCAAAACCGGAGAACTGGACGAAAAATCAACCTGTTCCAAAATGGAACAGGTTGCCGCGGACGGCAAAATCCGCAAAATGAACCTCTATAATCTTGATATGATTATTTCTGTTGGCTATCGCGTTAATTCGCAAAGAGCCACCCAGTTTAGAATATGGGCTACATCGGTATTGAAAAAATATTTACTGCAGGGTTATGCCCTGAACGAGAGAAGATTATTGGAAGCAAAAAATAAATTTAAACAATTGCAAGAAACAATCGCATTTTTAGAGAAGCAATCAAAAAAAGAATTGATAAAAGGGCAAGGAGCGGAAATTTTGAATTTACTGGCAGATTATTCTAAAACCTTATCCTTGCTTGAGCAATACGACAAAGGCAAGTTAAAAAGCGGAAAGGGCCAAAAGTCAAAATTTGTTTTAAAATATGAAAATTGTTTAGCCATAATCACGGAAATTAAAAAAGAGTTGATAGCGAAAAAAGAAACTGGAGATTTGTTCGGACAGGAGCGAGAGAGAAGTTTGGAGGGGATTGTTAATGGCCTTTATCAGACATTTGCCAAAAAAGAATTGTATCAAACCATTGAAGATAAAGCGGCGCATCTGCTTTATTTTGCTATCAAAGACCATCCTTTTACTGACGGCAATAAGCGGATTGCCTCATTTTTATTTGTTTATTTTTTGGATAAAGATAATTATCTTTATCGCGAGAACGGTGAAAAGAAAATCAATGACAACGCTTTAACCGCGCTTGCGCTTTTGATTGCGGAAAGCGACCCGAAAGAAAAAGATCAAATAATTGCTTTAATTACGCAGTTAATAAAATAA
- a CDS encoding winged helix-turn-helix transcriptional regulator, which yields MASQTILIIIGIAIIILLLTRKGREAAVGICAAAIGQDAKKRENKEKTEALLKERGSLSNSDIREALGISDRSVIRYMDELEKEGKVEQVGSTGRGVVYRLK from the coding sequence ATGGCAAGCCAAACAATTTTAATCATAATTGGAATAGCAATTATTATTTTGCTCTTGACGCGCAAGGGCCGGGAAGCGGCCGTCGGTATCTGCGCCGCGGCTATCGGGCAGGATGCGAAAAAGCGGGAAAACAAAGAAAAGACGGAGGCGCTTCTTAAAGAGCGCGGTTCGCTTTCAAACTCCGACATCCGCGAGGCGCTTGGGATTTCCGACCGCTCCGTTATCCGCTATATGGACGAGTTAGAAAAAGAGGGCAAGGTTGAGCAAGTCGGCTCTACCGGCCGGGGCGTGGTTTACCGCCTAAAATAA
- a CDS encoding restriction endonuclease subunit S, which translates to MNNQTKTQQLSSTSTTATADKPQIFTVWSSEIEGRIDPSFYRPEFKILEKAFIDGKYQVKTLKDIAEKISSGATPLSGGDAYTNKEEGIPFIRSGDINADKNINFDDLLYIKEDIHQKKLKSSQLKKGDVLIAIVGATIGQVSLYDYDREANINQAIAMVRVNKGINPEYVKEYLLSTVGQNQLNKIKRPVARANINLEEVGSIKIPLPPLSIQNKIVEIMAKAYQEKKEKEAEAARLLESIDTYVLDQLGIPAFAKASAGKKMCFEVMSGKVENNRVDAEYWQPFLENIEQIIRQSKHRTKKLKDFITKIHYGASTSNAYVDNGIPLLRILNLKPNYVDLSDVVHLPENFRKELGNAFVKAGDLLISRSGTVGIVSVVPKEADGFAFGSFMIKFCLNDEINKEFISIWLNNKLNKLLTKREKIGAIQGNITIGTIENFDIPMPPLSIQNKIVEKINFYYFQAQKLKDEANNNLQKAKVKVERIILG; encoded by the coding sequence ATGAATAATCAAACTAAAACTCAACAATTAAGTTCCACCTCCACAACAGCTACGGCGGACAAGCCGCAAATTTTTACTGTTTGGAGTAGCGAAATTGAGGGAAGAATTGATCCGTCATTTTATCGTCCAGAATTTAAAATATTGGAAAAGGCATTTATTGATGGCAAATACCAAGTAAAAACACTTAAAGATATAGCAGAAAAGATTTCCAGTGGCGCTACCCCCTTATCTGGCGGAGATGCCTATACTAACAAAGAAGAAGGAATTCCTTTTATTCGTAGTGGTGATATTAATGCGGACAAGAATATAAATTTTGATGATTTGCTTTATATCAAAGAGGATATTCACCAAAAGAAACTTAAATCATCTCAGCTTAAAAAAGGAGACGTGCTTATAGCCATTGTAGGTGCTACAATCGGTCAAGTTTCTTTATATGATTATGACAGAGAAGCAAATATAAATCAGGCTATTGCCATGGTTAGAGTAAATAAAGGTATTAATCCCGAATATGTAAAAGAATACTTACTTTCAACAGTCGGGCAAAATCAATTAAATAAAATCAAAAGACCTGTTGCGAGGGCAAATATAAATCTTGAAGAAGTCGGCAGTATTAAGATTCCACTCCCGCCTCTCTCAATCCAAAACAAAATCGTGGAGATAATGGCAAAAGCGTATCAGGAGAAAAAGGAAAAAGAAGCCGAGGCCGCGAGGTTGCTTGAGTCCATTGATACTTATGTTTTAGATCAGCTCGGCATTCCCGCCTTCGCCAAGGCTTCGGCGGGTAAAAAAATGTGCTTTGAAGTAATGAGTGGTAAGGTTGAGAATAATCGGGTTGACGCTGAATACTGGCAACCGTTTTTAGAAAATATTGAGCAAATAATAAGGCAAAGCAAACACAGAACTAAAAAGCTCAAAGATTTTATTACTAAAATCCATTATGGCGCTTCTACCTCAAACGCTTATGTAGATAACGGAATTCCTCTGCTTCGCATTCTAAATCTAAAGCCGAATTATGTTGATTTGTCGGATGTGGTTCATTTGCCGGAAAACTTCCGCAAAGAATTAGGCAACGCTTTTGTTAAAGCCGGCGATTTGCTCATATCCCGAAGCGGAACTGTTGGCATAGTGTCGGTTGTGCCAAAAGAGGCAGATGGCTTTGCTTTCGGCTCGTTTATGATTAAGTTTTGTTTGAATGATGAAATAAATAAAGAGTTTATTTCTATCTGGCTTAACAACAAATTGAATAAGCTATTAACCAAACGAGAAAAGATTGGCGCCATACAGGGCAATATTACTATTGGCACGATTGAAAACTTTGATATTCCAATGCCTCCTTTATCAATTCAAAATAAAATCGTGGAAAAAATAAATTTCTACTACTTCCAAGCCCAGAAATTAAAAGATGAAGCAAATAATAACCTGCAAAAAGCCAAAGTCAAAGTTGAGCGGATTATTTTGGGATAA